A stretch of the Engraulis encrasicolus isolate BLACKSEA-1 chromosome 19, IST_EnEncr_1.0, whole genome shotgun sequence genome encodes the following:
- the zgc:123321 gene encoding protein YIPF5-like has translation MGDFQQFDGDFYQTGYYVDDQGGYGYDSNYAPEYQEGSTEGLSGPAADAAYTGQVPRQVPGAGVAPGPMEYTATGDGFEEEPPLLEELGINFDHIWQKTLTVLDPLKEVDGSIMNETDLTGPVLFCIALGAMLLMNGKSHFGYVYGISAVGCVGMYMLLNMMSLYSVSCGCVASVLGYCLLPMVGLSAFTIISSLQGMLGMLFASFVIGWCSHSASRIFSTTLGLAGQQLLVAYPCALLYGVFALLSVF, from the exons ATGGGGGACTTCCAGCAGTTTGATGGGGACTTCTATCAGACAGGCTACTACGTAGACGACCAGGGGGGTTACGGGTACGATTCCAACTATGCCCCAGAGTACCAGGAGGG CTCCACAGAGGGTTTGAGTGGCCCCGCTGCGGATGCAGCTTATACAGGACAGGTACCGCGCCAGGTGCCAGGTGCAGGGGTAGCACCAGGGCCCATGGAGTACACAGCAACAGGAGACGGCTTTGAGGAAGAGCCCCCCCTTCTGGAGG AGCTTGGCATTAACTTTGACCACATCTGGCAGAAGACCCTAACAGTGCTGGACCCTCTGAAGGAGGTGGACGGCAGTATCATGAATGAGACCGACCTGACGGGGCCTGTGCTCTTCTGCATCGCCCTGGGAGCCATGCTGCTcatg aatgGCAAGTCTCACTTTGGCTACGTGTATGGCATCAGTGCAGTGGGCTGCGTGGGCATGTACATGCTGCTGAACATGATGAGCCTGTACTCCGTGTCCTGTGGCTGCGTGGCCAGTGTCCTGGGCTACTGTCTTCTCCCCATGGTCGGCCTATCAGCATTCACCATCATCTCCTCCCTACA GGGGATGCTGGGCATGCTCTTTGCCTCGTTTGTGATTGGTTGGTGCAGTCACTCCGCCTCCAGGATCTTCAGCACCACTCTGGGATTGGCAGGTCAGCAGCTGCTGGTGGCCTATCCGTGCGCTCTGCTGTACGGGGTCTTCGCCCTGCTCTCTGTCTTCTGA
- the grxcr1b gene encoding glutaredoxin domain-containing cysteine-rich protein 1, which produces MAEFIRRKGCGDKAERTVRFRVASARSGRVLREVFREDASSGSESVESDTSTCSSEPERSVSPVTSEANGHLSGLGCMDPDDSGSDQDDLLMYAASAAQEELFTGKRINIFSKNGTVRGVRDKVSAGQVLFNNLSKIYVDSLRSSMPPREGP; this is translated from the exons ATGGCAGAGTTTATTAGGCGTAAAGGCTGCGGGGACAAGGCGGAGAGGACAGTCCGCTTTCGCGTGGCATCAGCGCGCAGTGGACGTGTGCTCAGAGAGGTGTTTCGAGAGGATGCCAGTTCGGGTTCAGAGTCTGTCGAGTCGGATACCTCCACCTGCTCATCTGAACCGGAGCGCTCCGTTTCCCCGGTGACGAGCGAGGCAAACGGGCACTTGAGTGGCCTCGGTTGCATGGATCCAGATGACAGCGGGAGCGATCAGGATGATTTGCTTATGTACGCCGCCAGTGCGGCACAGGAGGAACTTTTCACTGGAAAACGTATTAATATTTTCAGTAAGAATGGAACCGTGCGCGGCGTGAGGGATAAAGTGAGTGCTGGCCAGGTGCTCTTCAATAACCTCTCCAAAATATATGTG GATTCTCTCCGTAGCAGCATGCCACCAAGAGAGGGACCTTAA
- the pomk gene encoding protein O-mannose kinase, whose amino-acid sequence MGNGRAMLCSLPVVAVCLAALLFANLLLYLYLDSMYPSFVSPASHGHCPSRHFKLGTMRDCVPWLQCPEIRADIRRLKMVGQGAVKKVHLSEWRGQKVALCELSSESYRPDFLHGLSMLRSLQSVRVVQLVGACEEDGVFVTEYHPLGTPLALDEALAMPRYRSSDTWQTRLRLALDYVAFLTFLHTSPAGTRVMCDSNDLSKTLSQFLLTADFRLVANDLDALPEVPPGGQGVKCGPRELTGDFVAPEQLWPHGDDGDGKPFSDELMPGYDEKTDIWKIPEVTGFLLGHVTGSDVIHFHLFQVHTDCKKRDPRERPTAREVLSVYRAVYDTMLESQQQPRDML is encoded by the exons ATGGGGAATGGCCGGGCAATGTTATGCAGCTTACCCGTGGTGGCGGTCTGCCTGGCGGCGTTGCTGTTCGCCAACCTgcttctctacctctacctcgACTCCATGTACCCAAGCTTCGTCTCCCCGGCCTCACATGGCCACTGCCCGTCCCGACACTTCAAGCTGGGCACCATGCGTGACTGCGTGCCCTGGCTGCAGTGCCCAGAGATCAGAGCTGACATCCGTCGGCTGAAGATGGTGGGACAAGGAGCAGTGAAGAAG GTGCACCTGTCGGAGTGGCGTGGCCAGAAGGTGGCGCTGTGCGAGCTCTCCTCCGAGTCCTACCGGCCCGACTTCCTGCACGGCCTCTCCATGCTGCGCTCGCTGCAGAGCGTCCGCGTGGTGCAGCTGGTGGGCGCCTGCGAGGAGGACGGCGTCTTTGTCACCGAGTACCATCCGCTGGGCACGCCGCTGGCGCTGGACGAGGCGCTGGCCATGCCCCGCTACCGCTCCAGTGACACCTGGCAGACCCGCCTCCGCCTGGCGCTGGATTACGTGGCGTTTCTCACCTTCCTCCACACCAGCCCGGCGGGCACGCGGGTGATGTGCGACTCCAACGACCTCAGCAAGACGCTGAGTCAGTTCCTGCTGACGGCCGACTTCAGGCTGGTGGCAAATGATCTGGACGCGCTGCCGGAGGTCCCTCCTGGGGGTCAGGGGGTGAAGTGTGGGCCCCGGGAGCTCACGGGGGACTTTGTGGCCCCCGAGCAGCTGTGGCCCCACGGAGATGACGGCGACGGCAAGCCCTTCTCTGACGAGCTCATGCCGGGCTACGACGAGAAGACGGACATTTGGAAGATTCCAGAGGTCACCGGCTTCCTGCTGGGGCACGtcacaggaagtgacgtcatccACTTTCATCTCTTTCAGGTCCACACGGACTGCAAGAAGCGGGACCCCCGGGAGCGGCCCACGGCCAGGGAGGTTCTGAGCGTGTACCGTGCGGTCTACGATACCATGCTGGAGAGCCAGCAACAACCCAGAGACATGCTGTAG
- the LOC134469999 gene encoding uncharacterized protein LOC134469999 yields MEEGGREEGPGGQRPGRKRKRKRSGKGRSAWQVFLLACFLCCSTPGNPEGGERGQGEHCQPTANTVTGQRRWRTETQWTTDKKTDETGQQNGQKKKKKTTRTPKKARAMAQWFGRLFKGKEDTEEEEWVWGVPMSEEARLRRREEAQRRVGACLEAYRVQQEREEARQERLRDVRRYRKAREAAVTIYSSLPPRADTNRAIMYRDVNDNEAAMNTCSAPPPRPDNNNNRAVMDRDVMDREGQVNNKDAAGTRRNREKGQNARELTKRAEINNAGIGRREKMAPRHTSRDTSHISHQSEWEEEESQWQVEIMGLIWALAIYIVPMIWVFADDTPCEY; encoded by the coding sequence ATggaagaaggaggaagggaggaaggccCGGGTGGTCAGAGGCccgggaggaagaggaagaggaagaggagtggaaagggACGATCAGCATGGCAAGTTTTTCTGCTGGCCTGCTTTCTGTGCTGCAGTACACCTGGTAACCCTGAGGGTGGCGAGCGTGGGCAAGGTGAGCACTGCCAACCTACTGCCAACACTGTGACtgggcagaggaggtggagaactGAGACACAATGGacgacagacaaaaagacagacgaaACAGGACAACAAAatggacagaaaaagaaaaagaaaacaacaaggacACCGAAGAAGGCACGGGCAATGGCACAATGGTTTGGCAGACTCTTCAAGGGGAAAGAAGACACCGAGGAGGAGGAATGGGTGTGGGGTGTGCCCATGAGCGAGGAGGCGAGGCTGAGGCGCAGGGAGGAGGCCCAGAGGAGGGTGGGAGCCTGCCTGGAGGCCTACAGGGTccagcaggagagggaggaggccAGACAGGAGAGGCTCCGCGACGTCCGCAGGTACCGGAAGGCCAGGGAGGCAGCTGTGACAATCTATAGCTCTCTACCACCCAGAGCAGACACCAACAGAGCCATCATGTACAGAGATGTGAACGACAACGAGGCAGCTATGAACACCTGTAGCGCGCCTCCACCAAGaccagacaacaacaacaacagagccGTGATGGACAGAGACGTGATGGACAGAGAAGGACAGGTGAACAACAAGGACGCAGCAGGGACCAGACGGAACAGAGAAAAGGGTCAGAATGCGCGTGAACTGACCAAGAGAGCAGAAATCAACAATGCAGGGATTGGGCGACGAGAGAAGATGGCACCACGGCACACCTCCAGAGATACCTCCCACATCAGCCACCAGTCagagtgggaagaggaggagtctCAGTGGCAAGTGGAGATAATGGGACTGATCTGGGCATTGGCCATTTATATCGTCCCCATGATCTGGGTATTTGCTGACGATACACCATGCGAGTATTGA
- the wdr32 gene encoding DDB1- and CUL4-associated factor 10 isoform X3: MSSGGPGSDTEESQDRPYSRASERDEPEENESEDEEEEEEEEDENTGQAYVNDSDNARAQSSSRSDHGERTPGSGVADSLFSWIWKRSIRRGPYVDPSRDNFRTMTSLYASMNPTDSVNINTQTHGAVFNLEYSPDGSVLTVACEQTEVLLFDPVSSKHIKTLVEAHEDCVNNIRFLDNRLFATCSDDTTIALWDLRNLSGKVCSLHGHASWVKNIEYDTHTRLLVTSGFDGNVITWDTNRFTEDGCPHKKFFHTRYLMRMRLTPDCSRMLISTSSGYLLILHDLDLTQSLEVGSYRILRARRTPQNTEPSASRSAGVPRHGNDSSKLHPHREGLSPRNSLEVLTPEVPGEKERGNCITSLQLHPKGWATLLRCSSNTDDQEWTCVYEFQEEQPQRHTVLPRCSLRLSHYIEEANVGRGYIKELCFSPDGRLICSPYGYGVRLLAFDERCGELADCLPARTALLREVRSVYSHSDVVLTSKFSPTHCQLASGCLSGRVALYQPHF, encoded by the exons ATGAGCTCCGGTGGCCCGGGCAGCGACACCGAGGAGTCTCAAGACAGGCCCTACAGTCGAGCCTCGGAGCGCGACGAACCGGAGGAAAATGAGTCcgaagacgaagaggaggaggaggaagaggaggatgagaacacAGGGCAAGCTTACGTGAACGACAGTGACAATGCTCGGGCCCAGAGTAGCTCGAGATCCGATCACGGGGAGCGCACGCCTGGCTCTGGAGTGGCTGACTCGCTCTTCTCGTGGATCTGGAAGAGGAGTATTCGCCGGGGGCCATATGTTGACCCATCCCGGGATAATTTTCGTACCATGACCAGTCTGTATGCCTCCATGAACCCAACCGACTCGGTTAACATCAACACACAGACTCACGGTGCTGTCTTTAACCTCGAGTATTCACCAGACGG gtctgtACTGACTGTGGCTTGTGAGCAGACGGAGGTATTGCTCTTCGATCCGGTGTCATCTAAACATATCAAAACTCTGGTAGAGGCGCACGAGGACTGTGTCAACAACATCAG GTTCCTGGACAACCGTCTGTTCGCCACATGCTCGGACGACACCACCATCGCGCTGTGGGACCTGCGCAACCTGAGCGGCAAGGTGTGCTCGCTACACGGCCATGCCAGCTGGGTGAAGAACATTGAGTACGACACGCACACGCGCCTGCTCGTCACCTCGGGCTTCGACGGGAACGTCATCACCTGGGACACCAACAG GTTTACGGAGGACGGTTGTCCCCATAAGAAGTTCTTCCACACGCGCTACCTGATGCGGATGCGCCTGACGCCGGACTGCAGCCGGATGCTCATCAGCACCTCCTCTGGCTACCTGCTGATACTGCACGACCTTGACCTCACCCAGAGCCTGGAGGTCGGCAGCTACCGCATACTGCGCGCACGGCGGACACCACAAAACACAG AGCCATCTGCCTCGCGATCCGCTGGTGTTCCTCGTCATGGAAACGACTCAAGCAAACTCCACCCCCACAGAGAAG GTTTGTCTCCCAGGAACAGTCTGGAGGTGTTAACCCCCGAGGTgccgggagagaaggagaggggcaaCTGCATCACTTCTCTACAGCTTCACCCCAAAGGCTGGGCCACGCTTCTACGCTGCTCCAGCAACACTGATGACCAAGAG TGGACGTGCGTGTACGAGTTCCAGGAGGAGCAGCCCCAGCGCCACACGGTGCTCCCGCGCTGCTCGCTGCGCCTCAGCCACTACATCGAGGAGGCCAACGTGGGCCGCGGCTACATCAAGGAGCTCTGCTTCAGCCCCGACGGCCGCCTCATCTGCTCGCCGTACGGCTACGGCGTGCGGCTGCTGGCCTTCGACGAGCGCTGCGGCGAGCTGGCcgactgcctgcccgcccgcacgGCCCTGCTGCGCGAGGTGCGCTCCGTCTACTCGCACAGCGACGTGGTGCTCACCTCCAAGTTCTCGCCCACGCACTGCCAGCTGGCGTCGGGCTGCCTGAGCGGACGCGTCGCCCTCTACCAGCCGCACTTCTGA
- the wdr32 gene encoding DDB1- and CUL4-associated factor 10 isoform X1 — translation MSSGGPGSDTEESQDRPYSRASERDEPEENESEDEEEEEEEEDENTGQAYVNDSDNARAQSSSRSDHGERTPGSGVADSLFSWIWKRSIRRGPYVDPSRDNFRTMTSLYASMNPTDSVNINTQTHGAVFNLEYSPDGSVLTVACEQTEVLLFDPVSSKHIKTLVEAHEDCVNNIRFLDNRLFATCSDDTTIALWDLRNLSGKVCSLHGHASWVKNIEYDTHTRLLVTSGFDGNVITWDTNRFTEDGCPHKKFFHTRYLMRMRLTPDCSRMLISTSSGYLLILHDLDLTQSLEVGSYRILRARRTPQNTEPSASRSAGVPRHGNDSSKLHPHREGDRRWVSGAGLSPRNSLEVLTPEVPGEKERGNCITSLQLHPKGWATLLRCSSNTDDQEWTCVYEFQEEQPQRHTVLPRCSLRLSHYIEEANVGRGYIKELCFSPDGRLICSPYGYGVRLLAFDERCGELADCLPARTALLREVRSVYSHSDVVLTSKFSPTHCQLASGCLSGRVALYQPHF, via the exons ATGAGCTCCGGTGGCCCGGGCAGCGACACCGAGGAGTCTCAAGACAGGCCCTACAGTCGAGCCTCGGAGCGCGACGAACCGGAGGAAAATGAGTCcgaagacgaagaggaggaggaggaagaggaggatgagaacacAGGGCAAGCTTACGTGAACGACAGTGACAATGCTCGGGCCCAGAGTAGCTCGAGATCCGATCACGGGGAGCGCACGCCTGGCTCTGGAGTGGCTGACTCGCTCTTCTCGTGGATCTGGAAGAGGAGTATTCGCCGGGGGCCATATGTTGACCCATCCCGGGATAATTTTCGTACCATGACCAGTCTGTATGCCTCCATGAACCCAACCGACTCGGTTAACATCAACACACAGACTCACGGTGCTGTCTTTAACCTCGAGTATTCACCAGACGG gtctgtACTGACTGTGGCTTGTGAGCAGACGGAGGTATTGCTCTTCGATCCGGTGTCATCTAAACATATCAAAACTCTGGTAGAGGCGCACGAGGACTGTGTCAACAACATCAG GTTCCTGGACAACCGTCTGTTCGCCACATGCTCGGACGACACCACCATCGCGCTGTGGGACCTGCGCAACCTGAGCGGCAAGGTGTGCTCGCTACACGGCCATGCCAGCTGGGTGAAGAACATTGAGTACGACACGCACACGCGCCTGCTCGTCACCTCGGGCTTCGACGGGAACGTCATCACCTGGGACACCAACAG GTTTACGGAGGACGGTTGTCCCCATAAGAAGTTCTTCCACACGCGCTACCTGATGCGGATGCGCCTGACGCCGGACTGCAGCCGGATGCTCATCAGCACCTCCTCTGGCTACCTGCTGATACTGCACGACCTTGACCTCACCCAGAGCCTGGAGGTCGGCAGCTACCGCATACTGCGCGCACGGCGGACACCACAAAACACAG AGCCATCTGCCTCGCGATCCGCTGGTGTTCCTCGTCATGGAAACGACTCAAGCAAACTCCACCCCCACAGAGAAGGTGATCGAAGAT GGGTGTCGGGGGCAGGTTTGTCTCCCAGGAACAGTCTGGAGGTGTTAACCCCCGAGGTgccgggagagaaggagaggggcaaCTGCATCACTTCTCTACAGCTTCACCCCAAAGGCTGGGCCACGCTTCTACGCTGCTCCAGCAACACTGATGACCAAGAG TGGACGTGCGTGTACGAGTTCCAGGAGGAGCAGCCCCAGCGCCACACGGTGCTCCCGCGCTGCTCGCTGCGCCTCAGCCACTACATCGAGGAGGCCAACGTGGGCCGCGGCTACATCAAGGAGCTCTGCTTCAGCCCCGACGGCCGCCTCATCTGCTCGCCGTACGGCTACGGCGTGCGGCTGCTGGCCTTCGACGAGCGCTGCGGCGAGCTGGCcgactgcctgcccgcccgcacgGCCCTGCTGCGCGAGGTGCGCTCCGTCTACTCGCACAGCGACGTGGTGCTCACCTCCAAGTTCTCGCCCACGCACTGCCAGCTGGCGTCGGGCTGCCTGAGCGGACGCGTCGCCCTCTACCAGCCGCACTTCTGA
- the wdr32 gene encoding DDB1- and CUL4-associated factor 10 isoform X2 yields the protein MSSGGPGSDTEESQDRPYSRASERDEPEENESEDEEEEEEEEDENTGQAYVNDSDNARAQSSSRSDHGERTPGSGVADSLFSWIWKRSIRRGPYVDPSRDNFRTMTSLYASMNPTDSVNINTQTHGAVFNLEYSPDGSVLTVACEQTEVLLFDPVSSKHIKTLVEAHEDCVNNIRFLDNRLFATCSDDTTIALWDLRNLSGKVCSLHGHASWVKNIEYDTHTRLLVTSGFDGNVITWDTNRFTEDGCPHKKFFHTRYLMRMRLTPDCSRMLISTSSGYLLILHDLDLTQSLEVGSYRILRARRTPQNTEPSASRSAGVPRHGNDSSKLHPHREGVSGAGLSPRNSLEVLTPEVPGEKERGNCITSLQLHPKGWATLLRCSSNTDDQEWTCVYEFQEEQPQRHTVLPRCSLRLSHYIEEANVGRGYIKELCFSPDGRLICSPYGYGVRLLAFDERCGELADCLPARTALLREVRSVYSHSDVVLTSKFSPTHCQLASGCLSGRVALYQPHF from the exons ATGAGCTCCGGTGGCCCGGGCAGCGACACCGAGGAGTCTCAAGACAGGCCCTACAGTCGAGCCTCGGAGCGCGACGAACCGGAGGAAAATGAGTCcgaagacgaagaggaggaggaggaagaggaggatgagaacacAGGGCAAGCTTACGTGAACGACAGTGACAATGCTCGGGCCCAGAGTAGCTCGAGATCCGATCACGGGGAGCGCACGCCTGGCTCTGGAGTGGCTGACTCGCTCTTCTCGTGGATCTGGAAGAGGAGTATTCGCCGGGGGCCATATGTTGACCCATCCCGGGATAATTTTCGTACCATGACCAGTCTGTATGCCTCCATGAACCCAACCGACTCGGTTAACATCAACACACAGACTCACGGTGCTGTCTTTAACCTCGAGTATTCACCAGACGG gtctgtACTGACTGTGGCTTGTGAGCAGACGGAGGTATTGCTCTTCGATCCGGTGTCATCTAAACATATCAAAACTCTGGTAGAGGCGCACGAGGACTGTGTCAACAACATCAG GTTCCTGGACAACCGTCTGTTCGCCACATGCTCGGACGACACCACCATCGCGCTGTGGGACCTGCGCAACCTGAGCGGCAAGGTGTGCTCGCTACACGGCCATGCCAGCTGGGTGAAGAACATTGAGTACGACACGCACACGCGCCTGCTCGTCACCTCGGGCTTCGACGGGAACGTCATCACCTGGGACACCAACAG GTTTACGGAGGACGGTTGTCCCCATAAGAAGTTCTTCCACACGCGCTACCTGATGCGGATGCGCCTGACGCCGGACTGCAGCCGGATGCTCATCAGCACCTCCTCTGGCTACCTGCTGATACTGCACGACCTTGACCTCACCCAGAGCCTGGAGGTCGGCAGCTACCGCATACTGCGCGCACGGCGGACACCACAAAACACAG AGCCATCTGCCTCGCGATCCGCTGGTGTTCCTCGTCATGGAAACGACTCAAGCAAACTCCACCCCCACAGAGAAG GGGTGTCGGGGGCAGGTTTGTCTCCCAGGAACAGTCTGGAGGTGTTAACCCCCGAGGTgccgggagagaaggagaggggcaaCTGCATCACTTCTCTACAGCTTCACCCCAAAGGCTGGGCCACGCTTCTACGCTGCTCCAGCAACACTGATGACCAAGAG TGGACGTGCGTGTACGAGTTCCAGGAGGAGCAGCCCCAGCGCCACACGGTGCTCCCGCGCTGCTCGCTGCGCCTCAGCCACTACATCGAGGAGGCCAACGTGGGCCGCGGCTACATCAAGGAGCTCTGCTTCAGCCCCGACGGCCGCCTCATCTGCTCGCCGTACGGCTACGGCGTGCGGCTGCTGGCCTTCGACGAGCGCTGCGGCGAGCTGGCcgactgcctgcccgcccgcacgGCCCTGCTGCGCGAGGTGCGCTCCGTCTACTCGCACAGCGACGTGGTGCTCACCTCCAAGTTCTCGCCCACGCACTGCCAGCTGGCGTCGGGCTGCCTGAGCGGACGCGTCGCCCTCTACCAGCCGCACTTCTGA